A genomic region of Noviherbaspirillum sp. L7-7A contains the following coding sequences:
- a CDS encoding DUF2863 family protein, whose translation MRRPSKSRTPRISADSQRLSAMAQAMALASSRHEERAWERSLDMLIEKLLRTDHQNTLDSALDKLFSTDPIAYDVLMESIEAVSSSAVVEHDGKRYDALLIAFPVLAWTRFAIFSGTVAADTLITLAAQLHAHVLADETRVALAPMLYSIDQLPRTHAETHALTLRMAQAALGNTVLKPMAHPPETAPFLADTRYLLAAVVAPADGPLFHWQTAEPGQDIITQRQSAIEALREQARPTIERLLPGCGVELLAPEAYYVACREADRAIRPVSVHSAIHYLTHILSVEPNGLSAIIGAFGDEGGDMRVDEYRISFTLRDQSEVVYGIVWPLYGQEEDSEEPVSASASMTLAVPPAGAEVDIPPPITQLVLSLRANGITDIMRHQERFAMEFCEDCGAPLFCDREGELVHAELPEDTPQASGHLH comes from the coding sequence ATGCGTCGCCCTTCCAAATCCCGCACTCCCCGCATTTCCGCAGATAGCCAGCGCCTGTCGGCGATGGCGCAAGCCATGGCGCTCGCCAGCAGCCGGCATGAAGAGCGGGCCTGGGAGCGCAGCCTGGACATGCTGATCGAGAAGCTGCTGCGCACCGACCACCAGAACACGCTGGACTCCGCTCTCGACAAGCTGTTCAGCACCGACCCCATCGCCTACGACGTGCTGATGGAATCGATCGAAGCCGTCAGTTCGAGCGCGGTGGTGGAGCATGACGGCAAGCGCTACGACGCGCTGCTGATTGCCTTCCCGGTACTGGCCTGGACCCGCTTCGCTATCTTTTCCGGCACGGTTGCCGCCGACACCCTGATCACCCTGGCCGCACAACTGCATGCCCATGTGCTTGCTGATGAAACCCGGGTTGCCCTGGCGCCGATGCTCTATTCGATCGACCAGCTGCCGCGCACCCATGCCGAAACCCATGCGCTGACATTGCGCATGGCCCAGGCAGCGCTGGGCAATACGGTATTGAAGCCCATGGCACATCCGCCCGAGACCGCGCCCTTCCTGGCCGACACCCGCTACCTGCTGGCAGCCGTCGTCGCGCCGGCCGACGGCCCGCTGTTCCACTGGCAAACCGCCGAGCCGGGGCAGGACATCATTACCCAGCGCCAGAGCGCCATCGAAGCCTTGCGGGAACAGGCCAGGCCCACCATCGAGCGCCTGCTGCCCGGCTGCGGCGTCGAGCTGCTGGCGCCGGAAGCCTATTACGTCGCCTGCCGCGAAGCCGACCGCGCGATCCGGCCGGTGTCGGTACACTCCGCCATCCATTACCTGACCCATATCCTGAGCGTGGAGCCGAACGGCCTGTCGGCCATCATCGGCGCCTTCGGCGACGAGGGCGGCGACATGCGCGTGGACGAGTACCGCATCAGCTTCACCCTGCGCGACCAGTCCGAAGTGGTCTATGGCATTGTCTGGCCGCTGTATGGCCAGGAAGAAGACAGCGAGGAGCCGGTATCGGCCAGCGCCAGCATGACGCTCGCCGTGCCGCCTGCCGGCGCGGAAGTCGACATTCCACCGCCGATCACCCAGTTGGTGCTGTCCCTGCGCGCCAACGGCATCACCGACATCATGCGTCACCAGGAACGCTTTGCGATGGAGTTCTGCGAGGACTGCGGCGCCCCGCTCTTCTGCGACCGTGAAGGCGAACTGGTGCATGCCGAACTGCCGGAAGACACGCCGCAGGCTTCAGGCCATCTGCATTGA
- a CDS encoding M14-type cytosolic carboxypeptidase: MSIKISHQFDAGAIEVVDAASAADIQLRLRKDSHADFSQWFYFRLQGAREIACRMRIFNAGEASYPDGWVGYQAVASYDRQSWFRVPTTYENGVLEISHRPERDSVYYAYFEPYSFERHLDLIGRVACHDSVRVEDLGNTVDGRDLNLLVVGNADAASKVWIIARQHPGETMAEWFVEGVLDALLNSGDPHSRALLSQAVFYVVPNMNPDGAARGNLRTNAAGANLNREWVSPSLEASPEVFHVRERLHQTGCDLFLDVHGDEGLPYVFAAGSEMLEGFTAEQAAAQQTFIDAFKEASPDFQDQHGYPSGKYRADMLKLASKYVGHHFKCVSLTLELPFKDNKQRPDPAVGWNGARSAQLGAACLKAIGRSLGCREPGMKPSFRSM, from the coding sequence ATGTCCATCAAGATCAGCCACCAGTTTGACGCCGGCGCCATTGAGGTTGTCGATGCCGCTTCGGCCGCGGATATCCAGCTGCGCCTGCGCAAGGATAGCCATGCGGATTTCTCGCAATGGTTCTACTTCCGGCTGCAGGGCGCGCGGGAGATAGCGTGCCGCATGCGCATTTTTAATGCCGGCGAGGCCAGCTATCCGGATGGATGGGTGGGTTACCAGGCCGTGGCCAGCTATGACCGGCAGTCCTGGTTTCGCGTGCCCACCACCTATGAAAACGGCGTGCTGGAGATCAGCCACCGACCGGAACGCGACAGCGTCTATTACGCCTACTTCGAGCCTTATTCCTTTGAACGCCATCTCGACCTGATCGGCCGCGTCGCCTGCCATGATTCGGTGCGGGTAGAAGACCTTGGCAATACCGTCGATGGCCGTGACCTGAATCTGCTGGTTGTCGGCAATGCCGATGCCGCCAGCAAGGTATGGATCATTGCGCGTCAGCATCCAGGCGAGACCATGGCGGAATGGTTCGTCGAGGGCGTGCTGGATGCATTGCTGAATTCAGGCGACCCGCACTCACGCGCATTGCTGTCGCAGGCGGTTTTCTATGTGGTGCCCAACATGAATCCGGATGGCGCTGCCCGCGGCAACCTGCGCACCAATGCCGCTGGCGCCAACCTGAACCGGGAGTGGGTGTCGCCCAGCCTGGAGGCCAGTCCGGAAGTGTTCCATGTGCGTGAGCGCCTGCATCAGACCGGCTGCGATCTGTTCCTCGATGTGCATGGCGATGAAGGCCTGCCTTATGTGTTCGCGGCCGGCAGCGAGATGCTGGAAGGCTTTACCGCGGAACAGGCGGCTGCGCAGCAGACCTTTATCGATGCGTTCAAGGAAGCCAGCCCGGACTTCCAGGATCAGCATGGTTATCCGTCAGGGAAGTATCGTGCGGACATGCTGAAGCTGGCGTCCAAGTATGTCGGCCACCATTTCAAGTGCGTATCGCTGACCCTGGAGCTGCCCTTCAAGGATAACAAACAGCGCCCGGACCCGGCAGTGGGCTGGAACGGCGCGCGCAGCGCGCAACTGGGCGCGGCATGCCTGAAGGCGATAGGGCGGTCGTTGGGCTGTCGCGAGCCCGGCATGAAGCCGAGCTTCAGGTCAATGTGA
- a CDS encoding MgtC/SapB family protein: MWWTESWLAVQQEFSDLGDASDVTRVCLRLLVALALGGLLGYERESVGASAGLRTHMLVSLGSALFVLVPSQAGMALDDMSRVLQGVASGIGFLGAGAIIKLREESHIKGLTTAAGIWLTAAVGVAAGLGLEATAVLSAVFGWVVLSLLRLTKAK; this comes from the coding sequence ATGTGGTGGACTGAAAGCTGGCTTGCCGTTCAGCAGGAATTTTCCGACCTCGGCGATGCGTCGGACGTTACACGTGTCTGCCTGCGCCTGCTGGTGGCGCTGGCGCTGGGCGGCTTGCTGGGCTACGAGCGGGAATCGGTGGGCGCTTCCGCCGGCCTGCGCACCCACATGCTGGTGTCGCTGGGCTCGGCGCTGTTCGTGCTGGTGCCTTCCCAGGCCGGCATGGCGCTGGACGACATGTCGCGCGTGCTGCAGGGCGTGGCGTCGGGCATCGGCTTTCTCGGCGCCGGCGCCATCATCAAGCTGCGCGAGGAAAGCCATATCAAGGGCCTTACCACCGCCGCCGGCATCTGGCTGACCGCGGCGGTGGGCGTGGCGGCCGGGCTGGGCCTGGAGGCAACCGCGGTGCTCAGCGCCGTGTTCGGCTGGGTGGTGCTGTCGTTGCTCAGGCTGACCAAAGCAAAATAA
- a CDS encoding glycosyltransferase family 39 protein: MSRARLAGLGHAPAIIALAAMALALFMTTPTGGDFWWYDASRHAMNGVFLRDFLLEGGLLHPLRFAREYYQQYPAINIGFYPPFMYIASVPFLAVFGASHAVSQSVVALHALLAGVMVYLICQRLMDRWSALLVALAILALPEIALWSRQVQLDVPALALLLCTAWALIHYLHTGSARWLVLTAAFMGLAMLTRVQAGYAVPAVGLFALFHRTPQRPPLRTWLAAAVFFLVLALPSVGSVFYFSKVTGNLAGAMPDMPALWSWDNWTWYARALPQQIGWPATWFIIAGLIAAVATLRAGMPPAAKVIAAFALSSWVFFTIVSNKEPRFNLPSIPFLFMLAAWGLTRLQALLGRLLLLALAGWLVYQAMLFQVPVAQGFREAASLAQAHTPPGANVLISAHRDGSFIFNMRADGRRRDIGTRRADKLFVEISIMRQLGIRDRELSQDAILKILDDQNIAVVVAQTGYLADQPSMQQFQRLLEGGGKFSVVGRVPLQGDVRKDERELVVYARK, translated from the coding sequence ATGAGCCGGGCAAGGTTGGCAGGGCTGGGCCATGCGCCGGCCATCATCGCTCTTGCGGCGATGGCGCTGGCGCTTTTCATGACCACGCCCACGGGCGGCGACTTCTGGTGGTACGACGCTTCCCGCCATGCGATGAATGGCGTCTTCCTGCGCGACTTCCTGCTCGAAGGCGGCCTGCTGCATCCCTTGCGCTTCGCCAGGGAGTACTACCAGCAATACCCGGCGATCAACATCGGCTTTTATCCGCCGTTCATGTACATCGCCTCGGTGCCTTTCCTGGCGGTGTTCGGCGCAAGCCATGCGGTGTCGCAGTCGGTCGTGGCGCTGCATGCGCTGCTTGCCGGCGTGATGGTCTACCTGATCTGCCAGCGCCTGATGGACAGGTGGAGCGCGCTGCTGGTGGCGCTGGCCATCCTGGCCCTGCCGGAGATAGCCTTGTGGTCGCGCCAGGTACAGCTCGATGTGCCTGCACTGGCGCTTCTGCTCTGCACGGCGTGGGCGCTGATTCATTACCTCCATACCGGCAGTGCCCGCTGGTTGGTGCTCACTGCGGCCTTCATGGGCCTGGCCATGCTGACCCGGGTGCAGGCTGGTTATGCGGTGCCGGCGGTTGGCCTGTTCGCATTGTTCCACCGCACGCCGCAGCGTCCGCCGCTGCGGACATGGCTGGCCGCCGCCGTATTTTTTCTGGTCCTTGCATTGCCCTCAGTCGGCAGCGTCTTCTACTTCAGCAAGGTGACAGGCAACCTGGCCGGGGCCATGCCCGACATGCCGGCCTTATGGTCATGGGACAACTGGACCTGGTATGCCAGAGCGCTGCCGCAGCAGATTGGCTGGCCTGCCACCTGGTTCATCATCGCCGGCCTGATTGCCGCCGTGGCCACGCTCCGCGCCGGCATGCCGCCCGCGGCAAAGGTCATCGCCGCATTCGCGCTGTCGTCCTGGGTTTTCTTCACCATCGTGTCGAACAAGGAGCCGCGCTTCAACCTGCCGAGCATTCCGTTTCTGTTCATGCTGGCTGCCTGGGGCCTGACGCGCCTGCAGGCCTTGCTGGGCCGCCTGCTGCTGCTGGCGCTTGCCGGCTGGCTGGTTTATCAGGCGATGCTGTTTCAGGTGCCGGTGGCGCAGGGATTTCGCGAAGCAGCCAGCCTGGCGCAGGCCCACACACCGCCTGGCGCCAACGTGCTGATCTCGGCGCATCGGGATGGCAGCTTCATCTTCAACATGCGCGCCGACGGCAGGCGCCGTGATATCGGCACGCGGCGGGCCGACAAGCTGTTCGTCGAGATCAGCATCATGCGCCAGCTCGGCATACGCGACCGCGAGCTGAGCCAGGACGCGATACTGAAGATCCTCGACGACCAGAACATCGCGGTGGTTGTGGCGCAGACAGGCTATCTGGCGGACCAGCCCAGCATGCAGCAGTTCCAGCGGCTGCTGGAGGGCGGTGGCAAGTTCTCCGTGGTTGGGCGCGTGCCTTTGCAGGGGGATGTGCGCAAGGATGAGCGGGAACTGGTGGTGTATGCGAGGAAGTGA
- a CDS encoding sensor histidine kinase, giving the protein MSQNKGKATLRRQLLAWLLGPLLGLLLIDTVVTYSTSLGFSNRAHDRSLEEMAREVFLHVRPGPAQPSLEIAPMTERILRVDQDDRIYYRVSSSDGKLVGGDPELAPPTAHVVTGKPLFYDDQLHGEPVRVVAALMTVNEAQAPTVVLVQVAETLNKRNRLARDILASVFLPQILLILCAGVAVYYGVRRGLLPLERLKRAVSDRSHLDLSPIEAVGVPGEVMPLVEEVNDLLLRLGKTLDFQNRFIADAAHQLRTPVAGIKAQIELALRENDKARLRHSVAQLYLSADRLSRLVGQLLSLARNEPGAVERIELHALDLNALALEVTMEWVPEALRRNVDLGFEGLETPVFIDGDAHRLRELINNLIDNAVRYSQDAGRVTVRVVAGERRMLSISDDGPRIPVEERERIFQRFHRLLGTNMDGSGLGLAIVSEIAALHKASITLEEDLDGVGNTFTVFFPEPEQATLEADTALAGHGATPGARRL; this is encoded by the coding sequence ATGTCGCAGAATAAGGGCAAGGCAACGCTGCGGCGCCAGCTGCTGGCATGGCTGCTCGGCCCGCTGCTGGGACTGCTGCTGATCGACACCGTGGTTACCTATTCCACCTCGCTGGGCTTTTCCAACCGGGCGCATGACCGCTCGCTGGAAGAGATGGCGCGCGAAGTCTTCCTGCATGTGCGTCCCGGCCCTGCCCAGCCCAGCCTGGAGATCGCGCCGATGACGGAGCGCATCCTGCGCGTGGACCAGGACGACCGCATCTATTACCGTGTCTCGTCCAGCGACGGCAAGCTGGTCGGCGGCGACCCCGAACTGGCGCCGCCCACAGCCCACGTCGTGACCGGCAAGCCGCTGTTCTATGACGATCAGCTGCATGGCGAGCCGGTGCGCGTGGTGGCCGCGCTGATGACGGTGAACGAGGCGCAGGCGCCGACCGTGGTGCTGGTGCAGGTCGCCGAGACGCTGAACAAGCGCAACCGGCTGGCGCGCGACATTCTTGCCAGCGTGTTCCTGCCCCAGATCCTGCTGATCCTGTGCGCCGGCGTGGCGGTCTATTACGGCGTGCGGCGCGGCCTGCTGCCGCTGGAGCGGCTCAAGCGGGCCGTGTCCGACCGTTCCCACCTGGACCTGAGCCCGATCGAGGCGGTGGGCGTGCCCGGCGAGGTGATGCCGTTGGTGGAGGAAGTCAACGACCTGCTGCTGCGGCTGGGCAAGACGCTGGACTTCCAGAACCGCTTCATCGCCGATGCCGCGCATCAGCTGCGCACGCCGGTGGCTGGCATCAAGGCCCAGATCGAGCTGGCTCTGCGGGAGAACGACAAGGCCAGGCTGCGGCATTCGGTGGCCCAGCTTTATCTCAGCGCCGACCGGCTGTCGCGCCTGGTCGGCCAGCTGCTGTCGCTGGCGCGCAATGAGCCGGGCGCGGTGGAACGCATCGAGCTGCATGCGCTGGACCTGAATGCGCTGGCGCTGGAAGTGACGATGGAATGGGTGCCGGAAGCGCTGCGGCGCAATGTGGACCTCGGCTTCGAAGGCCTGGAGACGCCGGTCTTCATCGATGGCGATGCGCACCGGCTGCGCGAACTGATCAACAACCTGATCGACAACGCGGTGCGCTACAGCCAGGATGCAGGGCGCGTGACGGTGCGCGTGGTGGCGGGCGAGCGGCGCATGCTGTCCATCAGCGACGATGGCCCGCGCATCCCGGTGGAAGAACGGGAACGCATCTTCCAGCGCTTCCACCGGCTGCTGGGCACCAACATGGACGGCAGCGGCCTGGGCCTGGCCATCGTCAGCGAGATCGCAGCCCTGCACAAGGCATCGATCACGCTGGAAGAAGACCTGGACGGCGTCGGCAATACCTTTACCGTATTCTTTCCGGAACCGGAACAGGCGACGCTGGAAGCCGACACGGCACTGGCCGGGCATGGCGCCACACCCGGCGCGCGCAGGCTGTAA
- a CDS encoding glycosyltransferase family 2 protein, translating into MDIQKATDLAHPPVLSLVLPCYNEQEVLPETTARLQAMLARLKANGEIADGSAIYYVDDGSRDRTWEMIHDYAERNADVCGIKLSRNRGHQNALLCGLLTAPGDILISLDADLQDDLEAIPQMIQRYREGSEIVFGVRRKRTKDTFFKRFSAESYYKFLAMMGVQIVYNHADYRLMSRRAVESLRGYDETHLFLRGLVPQLGYKGAIVEFDRAERFAGESKYPLTKMLSLAWQGVTSFSAYPLRLITGIGMMISVVSLVMAAWAVLTKLFTDNALPGWASTVIPMYFLGGVQLLSLGIIGEYVAKIFESSKKRPRFHVESLCGERFTEVTPR; encoded by the coding sequence ATGGACATTCAAAAAGCCACAGACCTAGCCCATCCGCCGGTATTGAGCCTGGTGCTTCCCTGCTACAACGAGCAGGAAGTCCTGCCCGAAACCACGGCCCGCCTGCAGGCCATGCTGGCCCGGCTCAAGGCCAATGGCGAGATCGCTGACGGCAGCGCGATCTATTACGTCGACGATGGCAGCCGCGACCGCACCTGGGAAATGATTCATGACTATGCCGAACGCAATGCCGATGTCTGCGGCATCAAGCTCAGCCGCAACCGCGGCCACCAGAACGCGCTGCTGTGCGGCCTGCTGACGGCGCCGGGGGATATCCTGATCAGCCTGGACGCCGACCTGCAGGACGATCTGGAAGCCATACCGCAGATGATCCAGCGCTACCGGGAAGGCAGTGAAATCGTGTTCGGCGTGCGCCGCAAGCGCACCAAGGACACCTTCTTCAAGCGCTTCAGCGCCGAGAGCTACTACAAGTTCCTGGCGATGATGGGCGTGCAGATCGTCTACAACCATGCGGACTACCGGCTCATGAGCCGGCGCGCGGTGGAAAGCCTGCGCGGCTATGACGAGACCCATCTGTTCCTGCGCGGCCTGGTGCCGCAGCTGGGCTACAAGGGCGCGATCGTCGAATTCGACCGGGCCGAGCGCTTCGCCGGCGAATCGAAGTACCCGCTGACCAAGATGCTGTCGCTGGCATGGCAGGGCGTGACCTCGTTTTCCGCTTATCCGCTGCGGCTCATTACCGGCATCGGCATGATGATTTCCGTGGTCAGCCTGGTCATGGCGGCATGGGCCGTGCTCACCAAGCTGTTCACCGACAACGCGCTGCCGGGCTGGGCATCCACCGTGATTCCGATGTACTTCCTGGGCGGCGTGCAGCTGCTGAGCCTGGGCATCATCGGCGAGTATGTGGCGAAGATTTTCGAGTCTTCCAAGAAGCGCCCGCGCTTCCATGTCGAAAGCCTGTGCGGGGAGCGCTTTACCGAAGTGACGCCCCGATGA
- a CDS encoding GtrA family protein, with translation MNTRPSSGNISLRSLATFLVVGGFATGLQYAIMALLMALAGVPALAASNTGFAISAVANYLLNAKLTFRSERSHASTLPRFAVTAALGLGINSLLLSLLIAAGLHPAPAQILSTAGVLIWNYTLNALWTFKKPQT, from the coding sequence ATGAACACAAGACCCTCGTCCGGCAACATTTCGCTGCGCAGCCTGGCAACCTTTCTCGTGGTGGGCGGCTTCGCCACCGGCCTGCAGTACGCCATCATGGCCCTGCTGATGGCGCTGGCCGGCGTGCCGGCACTGGCCGCCTCCAACACCGGATTCGCCATCAGCGCCGTGGCCAACTACCTGCTCAATGCGAAGCTGACTTTCCGCAGCGAGCGCTCGCATGCGTCCACCCTGCCGCGCTTCGCCGTCACCGCCGCGCTTGGGCTGGGCATCAATTCCCTGTTGTTGAGCCTGTTGATCGCCGCCGGCCTGCATCCCGCGCCGGCGCAGATCCTGAGCACGGCAGGCGTCCTGATCTGGAATTACACATTGAACGCGTTATGGACATTCAAAAAGCCACAGACCTAG
- a CDS encoding acyltransferase, with product MPDKSIRRISFDPDIATRIDLLRFVMIFGIVILHTPQYVNIADVGNSWFDLFKAFFQSAVFRCTVPVLTTISGYLLFKAGLDREYRKLAGKKVRSLAIPFLTCNGLLAAALYLIQSAYKLPVSYQLYPFNAGIMLDGALGLTQGPVNYPLHFIRDLFVLTLLSPLLGLLLRRAAFSGLLLLTVIFWFNFDGFFILRKEMPIMFYLGGLVAIKDWNLRFLDRHARLCVVIFLTLCASIVILKIQNTTYLRLVSPLLVWPATSMLSNTHAGKWLARRAKYSFFIFLLHAPLLLASFMVYKQLPAFLPYELYWFAAPFIVVGLLVAIYKFGMLYGSINFCRLFGIPAARLKVVAK from the coding sequence ATGCCAGATAAATCAATTCGGCGGATTTCCTTCGACCCCGACATCGCGACGCGCATCGACCTTCTCCGCTTCGTCATGATCTTCGGCATCGTCATTCTTCACACGCCGCAGTATGTGAACATTGCCGATGTCGGCAACAGCTGGTTTGATTTGTTCAAGGCGTTTTTCCAGAGCGCGGTGTTTCGCTGCACCGTGCCTGTGCTGACAACCATTTCCGGCTATCTGCTCTTCAAGGCAGGACTTGATCGGGAGTACCGCAAGCTTGCGGGCAAAAAGGTCCGCAGCCTGGCAATCCCCTTCCTGACCTGCAATGGCTTGCTTGCGGCGGCGCTTTATCTGATTCAATCGGCTTACAAGTTGCCAGTTTCTTACCAGCTCTATCCGTTCAATGCCGGCATTATGCTGGATGGCGCATTGGGATTGACACAGGGGCCGGTGAATTATCCGCTGCATTTCATTCGCGACTTGTTCGTCCTGACCCTGCTTTCACCCTTGCTGGGCTTGCTGCTGCGGCGCGCTGCGTTTTCTGGCCTGCTGCTGCTGACCGTGATTTTCTGGTTCAATTTCGATGGCTTTTTCATCCTGCGCAAGGAAATGCCCATCATGTTTTATTTGGGCGGCCTTGTTGCCATCAAGGACTGGAACCTGCGTTTCCTGGACCGGCATGCCCGGCTGTGCGTCGTCATATTCTTGACCCTGTGCGCCAGCATCGTGATCCTGAAAATCCAAAACACCACTTACCTGCGGCTGGTGTCGCCACTGCTGGTCTGGCCGGCGACGTCGATGTTGAGTAATACCCATGCCGGCAAATGGCTTGCACGACGCGCGAAATACAGCTTCTTTATTTTCCTGCTGCATGCGCCGCTGCTGTTGGCATCCTTCATGGTCTACAAGCAGCTTCCGGCATTTCTGCCTTATGAACTCTACTGGTTTGCGGCGCCGTTCATCGTCGTGGGTTTGCTGGTTGCCATCTACAAGTTCGGCATGCTGTATGGCTCGATCAATTTCTGCCGCCTGTTCGGCATCCCGGCTGCACGGTTGAAGGTGGTTGCGAAATGA
- a CDS encoding response regulator transcription factor, with translation MRILLVEDDEILSDALYRALVQSAYAVDLASNGDQADKALSIHTYDLVVLDVGLPGMSGFEILRRLRARKSRVPVLLLTALDALADRVRGLDLGADDYLTKPFDLPELEARVRALLRRGHGSSAPDLHHGRLRLDTSGRRLYYDDQPIELSARELALFELLLMREGRVVSKEHMVNHLYGWGDEVGPNAMEVYVYRVRKKLEPYGCTIRTIRGMGYLMERNDVAE, from the coding sequence ATGCGAATTCTTCTCGTCGAGGACGATGAAATCCTGTCCGACGCCCTGTACCGGGCCCTGGTGCAGTCGGCCTATGCGGTCGACCTCGCCAGCAACGGCGACCAGGCCGACAAGGCCCTGTCCATCCATACCTATGACCTGGTGGTGCTGGATGTCGGCCTGCCCGGCATGAGCGGCTTCGAGATCCTGCGCCGGCTGCGCGCCCGCAAGTCGCGCGTGCCGGTGCTGCTGCTGACCGCGCTCGACGCGCTGGCCGACCGGGTGCGCGGCCTGGACCTCGGCGCCGACGACTACCTGACCAAGCCGTTCGACCTGCCCGAACTGGAAGCCCGGGTGCGTGCGCTGCTGCGGCGCGGCCATGGCAGCTCGGCGCCCGACCTCCATCATGGCCGTCTGCGGCTGGATACTTCCGGGCGGCGGCTGTACTACGACGACCAGCCGATCGAGCTGTCGGCGCGCGAGCTGGCGCTGTTTGAATTGCTGCTCATGCGCGAGGGCCGCGTGGTCAGCAAGGAGCACATGGTCAACCACCTGTACGGCTGGGGCGATGAAGTCGGGCCGAATGCGATGGAAGTCTATGTCTACCGGGTACGCAAGAAGCTCGAGCCCTACGGCTGCACGATACGCACCATCCGCGGCATGGGCTACCTGATGGAACGCAACGATGTCGCAGAATAA